Proteins encoded within one genomic window of uncultured Draconibacterium sp.:
- a CDS encoding DUF3276 family protein translates to MESGDTKEGAKFKDSKFKQEIHSKVIRAGKRTYFFDVKSTRNDEYYLTITESKKRFGENGKFSYEKHKIFLYREDFTKFIESLQEVVDFIHDKQPEDIREETEPEAKVEENTEEEKAPVKDYTNVEFEDI, encoded by the coding sequence ATGGAAAGTGGTGATACCAAGGAGGGAGCTAAGTTTAAAGACAGCAAATTCAAACAGGAGATTCATTCAAAAGTTATCCGTGCAGGAAAAAGAACTTATTTTTTCGATGTAAAAAGCACACGAAACGATGAGTACTATTTAACCATTACCGAGAGTAAAAAACGCTTTGGCGAAAACGGTAAATTCTCGTACGAAAAACACAAAATCTTTTTATACCGGGAAGACTTCACCAAGTTCATAGAAAGTTTGCAGGAAGTGGTTGATTTCATTCACGATAAACAACCGGAAGATATTCGTGAAGAAACTGAACCGGAAGCTAAGGTTGAAGAGAACACTGAAGAAGAAAAAGCTCCTGTTAAAGACTATACCAACGTTGAGTTTGAGGATATTTAG
- the folD gene encoding bifunctional methylenetetrahydrofolate dehydrogenase/methenyltetrahydrofolate cyclohydrolase FolD encodes MNLIDGKKVAAEIKQEIAEEVKQIIDNGGKQPHLAAILVGHDGGSETYVAYKIKDCEAVGFKSSLIRYEDDVTEEELLAKVEELNNDDDLDGFIVQLPLPKHISEQKVIEAIDPKKDVDGFHPINVGRMVIGLPSFVSATPYGIVELLKRYNIETSGKNCVVLGRSNIVGRPMSVLMSQKAINATVTVAHSRTANLKEVCANADILIVAMGVPEFVTADMVKEGAVVIDVGTTRIKSDKTKSGWKLKGDVLYEEVAPKCSYITPVPGGVGPMTRTSLLLNTLLSAKKEIYK; translated from the coding sequence ATGAATTTGATCGACGGAAAAAAAGTTGCTGCTGAAATTAAGCAGGAAATAGCAGAAGAGGTTAAACAAATAATCGACAACGGAGGGAAACAACCTCATTTGGCAGCTATTTTGGTTGGTCATGATGGTGGTAGCGAAACCTACGTTGCTTACAAAATTAAAGATTGTGAAGCAGTTGGTTTCAAATCTTCTTTAATACGATATGAAGACGATGTAACTGAAGAGGAATTGCTTGCCAAGGTAGAAGAATTGAATAATGATGATGATTTGGATGGTTTTATTGTTCAATTGCCACTGCCAAAACACATTTCGGAGCAAAAAGTTATTGAAGCTATTGATCCCAAAAAAGATGTTGATGGATTTCACCCTATAAACGTTGGACGTATGGTAATTGGGTTGCCTTCGTTTGTATCGGCAACTCCTTATGGAATTGTTGAACTGTTGAAACGCTACAACATTGAAACCAGCGGTAAAAACTGTGTTGTTTTAGGACGCAGTAACATTGTTGGTCGCCCAATGAGTGTGTTGATGTCGCAAAAAGCCATTAACGCCACTGTAACGGTTGCACACAGCCGTACAGCCAACCTTAAAGAGGTTTGTGCCAATGCCGATATTTTAATCGTGGCAATGGGAGTTCCTGAGTTTGTAACCGCCGATATGGTTAAAGAAGGAGCAGTTGTTATCGATGTGGGTACTACTCGTATAAAATCAGATAAAACAAAATCGGGATGGAAACTGAAAGGTGATGTTTTGTATGAAGAAGTAGCTCCAAAATGTTCATATATCACTCCTGTTCCGGGTGGAGTAGGACCGATGACACGTACGTCGTTGTTGTTAAATACCTTGCTGTCGGCAAAAAAGGAGATCTATAAATAA
- a CDS encoding SusC/RagA family TonB-linked outer membrane protein — translation MKLELETRSCTLKEFFEEVEANSEFSFFYVENEVDENSRVSINANLENFKKLLQDIANQQMLHFKVINDQIVVKNAKTDKSEVVEQEVKTITGKVTDSSGQALPGVSIIIKGTTVGVTSDSDGNFLLNVPVDSRTLVFSFIGMKTQEVPILDKTTIDVSMSEESVGMEEVVVTALGIEKSKRTLTYATQKVNMDNLSIINKGDVGAALAGKVAGVAVMTGSNGGSRIIIRGERSIAAGNQPLVIIDGVPSQNGMGNPEDIESLNVLKGPSASALYGAVAANGVVIITTKKGKRGEPVIEVNSQTMFDMPYLYPDMQNTYGQGEAGVYNANSAYYSWGPKMEGQIVSNFLGNELQLNPQKDNIKDLFRTGYSMNNSVSYSTGNEKATAYFSYKNSLFQGLFPNNSSTTHRVNMRMQADLLKGLKMDAVLTWVHGDVKNKPEVGDNMFSPMWQLVKMPRSMRTKDIEDGSYYDATGSRKQLAWAPNSISNINPYWALDGREAEETNNNVNAVASLKYDITDWIYVQARGRMAFNNGNSEQRYYWDTPYIGTGKGRYALGYSKNRHLNGDILLGIAKDISEDWHFNANFGAEIRDTKSSNISSTTGDSGLTIENSFYLGNGGAVTTSNSATHIQNQAIYATAQLGFKDHLFLDVTARNDWSSTLPSPYSYFYPSVGLTGVISDMVDLPEVISYLKLRGSYAEVGNGAGFAQIFQTYSRSLNGNQGQVSPNSTKVADDLVPEKTKAWEVGAEVRVVDDRIGLDFTGYKTNTYNQLVSVTSPYSSGYSSAFINCGNIQNKGIEIMFKSVPIQTTSIKWDLNINFSRNWSNVIELTETLDSYEIGSPRLSMGDNWLIVGEPYGEIYTRGFVRNDEGRIIVDDLGMPSVSSSFDYRLGNFNYDFRSGLTSDFQYKNWNLYFLVDLNYGGVRQSSTEAQMMLSGTSKASLYGREGFIFDGVREVVDGEGNVTGYIENDIEITAEAYGKSVGGRANTGGVGEIFNHSATNSRLRELSIGYEVPINSSIIKNLTISAVGKNLFYIYNACNWFDPDITYDLTTNGQGTESAFLPGTRSIGFNIELIL, via the coding sequence ATGAAACTAGAGCTCGAAACAAGATCCTGCACATTAAAAGAATTTTTTGAGGAGGTTGAAGCAAATTCAGAGTTTAGTTTCTTTTATGTTGAAAACGAAGTTGATGAAAACAGTCGAGTTTCTATTAATGCCAACTTAGAGAATTTTAAAAAATTGCTTCAGGATATTGCTAACCAACAAATGTTACATTTTAAAGTAATCAACGACCAAATTGTTGTGAAAAATGCAAAAACGGATAAATCCGAAGTCGTTGAGCAGGAAGTTAAAACCATAACCGGGAAAGTAACCGACTCATCAGGACAAGCACTTCCCGGAGTGTCGATTATTATAAAAGGGACAACAGTTGGAGTGACTTCAGATTCTGATGGTAATTTTTTACTTAATGTTCCTGTTGATTCAAGGACTCTTGTTTTTTCGTTTATTGGAATGAAAACACAGGAAGTTCCGATTCTGGACAAAACGACTATTGATGTCTCTATGTCAGAAGAGTCTGTTGGTATGGAAGAAGTTGTTGTTACTGCTTTGGGAATAGAAAAAAGCAAAAGAACACTTACCTATGCTACCCAAAAGGTAAATATGGACAACTTGTCAATAATTAATAAAGGAGATGTTGGAGCAGCGTTGGCAGGTAAAGTGGCAGGTGTAGCCGTAATGACCGGATCAAATGGAGGCTCTCGTATTATTATAAGAGGGGAGCGGTCGATCGCTGCAGGGAATCAGCCATTAGTAATTATAGATGGTGTCCCTTCTCAAAATGGGATGGGAAATCCAGAAGACATAGAATCTTTAAATGTATTAAAAGGCCCTTCTGCTTCAGCATTGTATGGTGCTGTTGCTGCAAACGGAGTTGTTATTATTACTACCAAAAAAGGAAAACGCGGAGAACCGGTGATAGAGGTTAATTCGCAAACGATGTTTGATATGCCTTATTTATATCCCGACATGCAAAATACGTATGGACAAGGTGAAGCTGGAGTTTATAATGCAAATTCTGCTTATTATAGTTGGGGACCCAAAATGGAAGGACAGATTGTCTCAAACTTTCTTGGCAACGAATTGCAGCTAAATCCACAAAAAGACAATATAAAAGATCTTTTTCGAACAGGATACTCCATGAATAATAGTGTGTCGTATAGCACAGGGAATGAAAAGGCAACAGCATATTTCTCCTATAAGAACTCTTTATTTCAGGGGTTATTTCCGAATAACTCATCAACAACTCATAGGGTAAATATGAGAATGCAGGCTGATTTGTTGAAAGGCTTGAAAATGGATGCTGTTTTAACCTGGGTGCATGGAGATGTAAAAAATAAACCAGAGGTAGGAGATAATATGTTCAGTCCGATGTGGCAATTGGTAAAGATGCCACGTAGTATGCGCACAAAAGATATTGAGGATGGTAGTTATTATGATGCTACAGGATCCAGAAAACAGCTTGCCTGGGCACCCAATTCAATTTCAAATATAAATCCATATTGGGCTCTGGATGGCAGGGAGGCAGAAGAAACAAATAATAATGTAAATGCGGTTGCATCCTTGAAATATGATATTACAGATTGGATCTATGTTCAGGCCAGGGGGCGTATGGCTTTCAATAATGGAAATAGCGAGCAAAGGTATTATTGGGATACTCCATATATTGGTACCGGAAAAGGACGCTATGCCTTGGGATACTCTAAAAACAGGCATCTTAATGGAGATATATTATTAGGAATAGCTAAAGACATATCTGAAGATTGGCATTTCAATGCCAACTTTGGTGCTGAAATAAGAGATACAAAATCGTCGAATATTAGTTCAACTACAGGAGATAGTGGATTGACTATTGAAAATAGTTTCTATCTCGGAAACGGAGGGGCTGTTACAACAAGTAACAGTGCAACGCATATACAAAATCAGGCAATTTACGCAACTGCTCAACTGGGGTTTAAAGATCATTTATTTCTTGATGTAACAGCTCGAAATGACTGGTCTTCAACTTTGCCTTCTCCATATAGTTATTTTTATCCTTCTGTTGGATTAACTGGTGTTATTTCAGATATGGTTGATCTTCCTGAAGTAATATCCTACTTGAAGCTTCGTGGCTCATATGCCGAAGTTGGAAATGGTGCTGGTTTTGCACAAATATTCCAAACATATAGCCGGTCACTAAACGGGAATCAGGGACAAGTATCACCAAATTCGACAAAAGTTGCAGACGATTTAGTACCCGAGAAAACAAAAGCCTGGGAAGTTGGAGCTGAAGTACGGGTAGTCGACGACCGGATTGGACTTGATTTTACCGGGTATAAAACAAATACGTATAATCAGTTAGTAAGTGTAACAAGTCCTTATTCTTCTGGCTATAGCAGTGCTTTTATTAATTGCGGTAATATTCAAAATAAAGGAATAGAAATAATGTTTAAATCAGTTCCCATACAAACAACTTCTATAAAATGGGATTTAAACATAAATTTTTCCAGAAACTGGAGTAACGTTATTGAATTAACGGAAACATTGGACAGTTATGAGATTGGATCACCCAGGTTATCAATGGGCGACAATTGGTTAATTGTTGGAGAACCATATGGTGAGATATATACCAGAGGCTTTGTTCGTAACGATGAAGGTCGAATTATTGTTGATGATTTGGGAATGCCTTCGGTTTCTTCATCCTTCGATTATCGATTGGGGAATTTTAATTATGACTTTCGTAGCGGTCTAACCAGTGATTTTCAATATAAAAATTGGAATCTTTACTTTCTTGTCGATTTGAATTACGGCGGAGTGAGACAATCGTCAACTGAAGCACAAATGATGCTTTCAGGTACTAGTAAAGCATCATTATACGGACGAGAAGGGTTCATTTTCGATGGTGTTAGAGAGGTTGTTGATGGAGAAGGGAATGTTACCGGTTATATAGAAAACGATATTGAAATTACTGCTGAAGCCTATGGGAAATCGGTTGGAGGACGTGCAAATACTGGTGGCGTGGGTGAAATATTTAATCACAGTGCAACAAACTCTCGTTTGCGAGAATTATCAATCGGATACGAAGTACCGATTAATAGTTCGATTATTAAGAACCTTACAATTTCTGCTGTTGGTAAGAACTTATTTTATATCTATAATGCCTGCAACTGGTTTGATCCTGATATTACCTATGACTTAACAACCAACGGACAAGGAACTGAAAGTGCATTTCTTCCTGGAACCAGATCTATTGGGTTTAATATTGAGCTGATTTTATAA
- a CDS encoding FecR family protein, with protein sequence MNKNRNMPDFNYKRTREKIISEIQKHEPGFTMGKPKKRSFVTRFKQVYKIAAIALVLLAVGGVVVVYQSTDNTTDPIVQVYREFNTTPGENLKVDLPDGSSILLNGGSSLRFIEQFSATKREVQIKGEAYCKIAKEKARPFIVNLGEYKVQVLGTTFNVDAYPENENISVALVEGSVKVEAKQGDDVSLKPGKMVVFNQKTNQYVKCDFDFNEQLGWRNKNFRFKNTPLPEVYKQLEYRYGVHFKTGNLDVSDVKINASFDNTPFLTMITAIELGTELSYKILENKDIIVKKK encoded by the coding sequence ATGAATAAGAATCGTAATATGCCTGATTTTAATTATAAACGTACGAGAGAGAAAATAATCTCTGAAATTCAGAAACATGAGCCGGGGTTTACAATGGGCAAACCGAAAAAGCGTTCGTTCGTTACCCGCTTTAAACAGGTATACAAAATTGCAGCTATTGCCCTGGTACTACTTGCTGTTGGCGGAGTTGTTGTTGTTTACCAAAGCACCGATAATACCACCGACCCGATTGTCCAGGTATATCGTGAATTCAATACCACGCCCGGAGAAAATTTAAAAGTTGATTTGCCCGATGGTAGTTCTATTTTGCTTAATGGAGGATCAAGCCTCCGTTTTATTGAACAATTTTCTGCAACAAAAAGGGAGGTGCAAATAAAGGGCGAAGCTTATTGCAAAATTGCAAAAGAAAAAGCGCGACCCTTTATTGTTAATCTTGGAGAATATAAAGTACAGGTACTGGGAACAACATTTAATGTAGATGCCTATCCCGAAAATGAAAATATTTCGGTAGCCCTAGTGGAGGGAAGTGTTAAAGTGGAAGCGAAACAGGGAGATGATGTTTCGCTTAAGCCGGGAAAGATGGTTGTTTTTAACCAGAAAACAAACCAATATGTAAAATGTGATTTTGATTTTAACGAACAACTGGGGTGGAGAAATAAGAATTTCAGGTTTAAAAATACACCCCTTCCGGAAGTTTATAAGCAGCTCGAATATCGTTATGGTGTTCATTTTAAAACTGGAAATCTTGATGTATCGGATGTTAAGATTAACGCTAGCTTCGACAATACACCTTTCTTGACTATGATTACTGCTATTGAGTTAGGAACCGAATTGTCGTATAAAATTCTCGAAAACAAAGATATAATCGTAAAAAAAAAATGA
- the ffh gene encoding signal recognition particle protein, whose amino-acid sequence MFDNLSDRLEKSFKLLKGQGKITEINVAETLKDIRRALLDADVNFKIAKKFTDDVKVKALGQDVLSAVKPGQMMVKIVKDELAQLMGGTFADIELKNKPAVILMSGLQGSGKTTFSGKLANMLKSKKGRHPLLVAGDVYRPAAIDQLKVLGEQINVPVYTEEGNMDPVKIAKAAIQHAKANGNDVVIVDTAGRLAVDEQMMNEISAVKKAIDPDEILFVVDSMTGQDAVNTAKEFNDRLDFDGVVLTKLDGDTRGGAALSIRSVVEKPIKFVGTGEKVDALDVFHPDRMADRILGMGDIVSLVEKAQEQFDEEEAKRLQKKLQKNTFDFNDFLKQINQIKKMGNLKDVMGMIPGMGKALKGMDIDDDAFKHIEAIIFSMTPEERGNPSLINGGRRKRIANGSGTDVQEVNRLLKQFGETRKMMRMVSQGKNVQRMMSGMQGQGRKF is encoded by the coding sequence ATGTTTGATAACTTAAGCGACAGGCTGGAGAAGTCCTTTAAATTACTGAAAGGGCAGGGGAAAATTACCGAGATCAATGTGGCGGAAACGCTGAAAGATATTCGTCGTGCGTTGTTGGATGCTGACGTTAACTTTAAAATTGCCAAAAAATTTACCGACGACGTAAAAGTCAAAGCTTTGGGGCAGGATGTTTTGTCTGCCGTAAAACCGGGGCAAATGATGGTAAAGATCGTGAAAGACGAGCTGGCGCAACTGATGGGTGGTACTTTTGCCGATATCGAGCTGAAGAACAAACCGGCAGTAATTCTGATGTCGGGATTACAAGGTTCGGGTAAAACAACTTTCTCCGGGAAGCTGGCAAATATGCTGAAAAGCAAAAAAGGCCGTCATCCGCTGTTGGTAGCAGGCGACGTTTATCGTCCGGCTGCGATCGACCAGTTGAAAGTTCTGGGCGAGCAGATCAATGTTCCGGTTTATACTGAAGAAGGAAACATGGATCCGGTGAAAATTGCCAAAGCAGCAATTCAACATGCAAAAGCCAATGGCAATGATGTGGTGATTGTGGATACTGCCGGTCGTTTGGCTGTCGATGAGCAGATGATGAACGAGATTTCCGCGGTGAAGAAAGCGATCGATCCGGATGAAATACTTTTCGTGGTTGACTCAATGACCGGTCAGGATGCTGTGAACACGGCAAAAGAATTTAACGACCGACTGGATTTCGACGGTGTTGTTCTTACCAAACTTGATGGTGATACCCGCGGTGGTGCTGCGTTATCAATTCGTTCGGTGGTTGAAAAACCAATCAAATTTGTGGGTACCGGCGAAAAAGTTGATGCACTCGACGTTTTCCACCCCGATCGTATGGCCGACCGTATTTTGGGAATGGGTGATATTGTTTCGCTGGTTGAAAAAGCCCAGGAACAATTCGATGAGGAAGAAGCAAAACGCCTGCAGAAGAAACTGCAGAAAAATACATTTGACTTTAACGACTTCCTGAAACAGATTAACCAGATTAAAAAGATGGGTAACCTGAAAGATGTGATGGGAATGATTCCCGGCATGGGAAAAGCGTTAAAAGGAATGGATATTGACGATGATGCGTTTAAGCACATCGAGGCAATTATTTTCTCGATGACACCGGAAGAAAGAGGAAATCCATCGTTGATTAACGGAGGTCGCAGAAAACGTATTGCCAACGGTTCCGGAACGGATGTTCAGGAGGTAAACCGTTTGCTGAAACAGTTTGGCGAAACCCGTAAAATGATGAGGATGGTATCGCAGGGGAAAAACGTTCAGCGCATGATGTCCGGTATGCAGGGACAGGGGCGTAAGTTCTAA
- a CDS encoding GxxExxY protein — MTENEISKIIVNTCYEIHVELGPGLLESVYEEILYLELKSLGLKVERQKPVQVVWKDQIVGEGFRSDLIVENKVIVELKSVQAVAPVHKKQLLTYLKLTDLKLGLLINFNETLIKNGITRIVNKLL, encoded by the coding sequence ATGACAGAAAATGAAATTTCAAAAATAATTGTCAACACTTGTTATGAGATACATGTTGAACTTGGACCAGGTCTACTTGAGTCGGTTTATGAAGAGATTTTATACCTTGAGCTAAAAAGCCTGGGATTAAAAGTGGAAAGACAAAAGCCGGTACAAGTTGTTTGGAAGGACCAAATTGTTGGAGAAGGTTTTCGTTCAGATTTGATTGTTGAGAATAAGGTTATTGTCGAATTGAAATCGGTACAAGCTGTAGCTCCTGTTCATAAGAAACAGTTACTAACTTATCTCAAGCTAACAGATCTGAAATTAGGTCTCTTAATTAACTTTAATGAGACGCTAATAAAAAACGGAATAACACGAATTGTAAACAAATTATTATAA
- a CDS encoding RNA polymerase sigma-70 factor → MLPFNGFNEMGKEENADSDLWRLIRADNENAFSSVFDKYFHLLSRFSYSFLNDVEAAEDVVSDVFVKLWLNRNSIVLKSSLKSYLYSAVKNTALNYLRDYNKSLSLEDVAEKDLVTNISADSNLVQNEILSEFHEFLSTLSPQQSTILRMHKLEGLSQKEISDKLSISLKTVQNHTSLAMRFVSEKMASHQSDFYIFLLFLLTVIY, encoded by the coding sequence TTGCTTCCGTTTAACGGATTTAACGAAATGGGTAAAGAGGAGAATGCTGACAGTGATTTGTGGAGGCTGATTCGTGCAGATAATGAGAATGCTTTTAGCTCAGTATTCGATAAGTATTTTCATTTATTGAGTCGTTTTTCTTATTCATTCTTAAACGACGTAGAAGCTGCAGAAGATGTTGTTTCAGATGTATTTGTAAAACTTTGGCTTAATCGTAACAGCATCGTATTAAAGAGCAGTTTAAAGTCTTATTTGTATTCGGCAGTTAAAAATACTGCGCTGAATTATCTCAGAGATTACAATAAAAGTCTTAGTTTGGAAGATGTGGCTGAAAAAGATTTGGTGACGAATATCAGTGCCGACTCAAATCTTGTTCAGAACGAAATATTATCCGAATTTCACGAATTTTTAAGTACACTATCTCCTCAACAAAGTACGATACTAAGGATGCATAAATTGGAAGGATTAAGTCAGAAAGAAATTTCTGATAAATTATCCATTTCACTAAAAACCGTACAAAATCACACTTCTCTGGCCATGAGATTTGTCTCCGAAAAAATGGCTTCACACCAATCTGATTTTTACATCTTTCTATTGTTTCTACTAACTGTAATTTATTAA
- a CDS encoding Tex family protein, translating into MKNKTIDLIARNLGLNTTQVLNTINLLNEGATIPFISRYRKERTGSLDEVQVLQIKEQNDKYAELAKRKETILKTIDEQGQLTPDLKTRIEDCFDSVELEDIYLPYKPKRRTKATIAREKGLEPLAKIVMKQLERDPEYRANQFLCDEVPSVEDALSGARDVIAEWVSENERARNIVRKGFDLGAYITSKIIKGKEEEAAKYRDYFDWNEPLKKCPSHRLLAMRRGENEGFLRVSISPNEERVLENLERFFVKGNNDSSEQVALAVKDSLKRLIQPSIETEFAKLSKEKADTEAINVFTENLKQLLLAPPLGQKRTLAIDPGYRTGCKVVCLDEQGNLLHNENIYPHKPQEEKKMAAKKVSSMVEMYQIDAIAIGNGTASRETEAFIKKLRYNREVRVYVVSEDGASVYSASSVARQEFPQYDVTVRGAISIGRRLMDPLAELVKIDPKSIGVGQYQHDVDQKQLKSSLDSVVELSVNAVGVNLNTASKHLLTYISGLGPQLAENITIYRKENGMFESRDALKNVPRMGPKVFEQAAGFLRIPDAKNPLDNSGVHPESYKIVSKIAKDLKCEVKDLIRNEELISKIDFKNYVTAEVGLPTLTDIKNELLKPGRDPRKPIKVFEFADGIFNITDLQVGMVLPGIVNNITKFGAFVDVGIKESGLIHISEMADRFISDPNEIIKLHQHIKVRVKDLDIPRKRIQLSLKGVEQE; encoded by the coding sequence ATGAAAAACAAAACCATAGATCTTATTGCCCGCAACCTGGGGCTAAACACTACTCAGGTTTTAAACACCATAAATTTGCTGAACGAAGGCGCCACCATTCCCTTTATTTCGCGCTACCGAAAAGAACGCACCGGCAGCCTCGACGAAGTGCAGGTGCTGCAAATTAAAGAGCAAAACGATAAATATGCCGAGCTTGCCAAACGCAAAGAAACCATACTGAAAACCATTGATGAACAGGGACAGTTAACCCCGGATCTGAAAACGAGAATTGAGGATTGTTTTGATTCGGTTGAACTTGAAGATATTTACCTGCCGTACAAACCCAAACGCCGCACTAAAGCCACAATTGCCCGCGAAAAAGGTTTGGAACCTCTGGCTAAAATCGTAATGAAACAGCTGGAACGTGATCCGGAATACCGGGCCAACCAGTTTTTATGCGACGAAGTACCTTCGGTTGAAGACGCTCTTTCTGGTGCCCGCGATGTTATTGCCGAGTGGGTAAGCGAAAACGAACGTGCCCGAAATATTGTGCGTAAAGGATTTGATCTTGGCGCATATATCACATCAAAGATTATTAAAGGCAAAGAAGAAGAGGCCGCCAAATACCGCGATTATTTTGATTGGAACGAGCCGCTAAAAAAATGTCCATCGCACCGTTTGCTAGCCATGCGCCGTGGCGAAAACGAAGGATTTTTGCGTGTTTCCATTTCGCCAAACGAAGAGCGGGTACTGGAAAACCTGGAACGTTTTTTTGTAAAAGGAAACAACGACAGCTCGGAACAAGTAGCACTTGCAGTTAAAGACAGTTTGAAACGCCTCATTCAACCATCGATTGAAACTGAGTTTGCCAAATTATCGAAAGAAAAAGCAGATACCGAAGCCATAAACGTTTTTACCGAAAATCTGAAACAGTTGTTGCTTGCTCCTCCGCTGGGGCAAAAGCGAACGCTGGCAATAGATCCGGGTTACCGCACCGGGTGCAAAGTTGTTTGCCTCGATGAACAGGGAAACCTGCTGCACAACGAAAATATTTACCCGCATAAACCGCAGGAAGAAAAAAAGATGGCGGCAAAAAAAGTTTCTTCGATGGTTGAAATGTACCAGATTGATGCCATTGCCATTGGAAACGGAACGGCCAGCCGCGAAACCGAAGCTTTTATAAAAAAACTGCGCTATAACCGCGAAGTGCGTGTTTATGTAGTAAGCGAGGATGGAGCATCGGTTTATTCCGCCTCATCGGTGGCCCGCCAGGAATTTCCGCAATATGATGTTACGGTGCGTGGAGCCATTTCAATTGGCCGTCGATTGATGGATCCGCTGGCCGAACTGGTAAAGATCGATCCGAAGAGTATTGGAGTTGGACAGTACCAGCACGATGTTGATCAGAAACAATTGAAAAGCAGTCTTGACTCGGTAGTTGAGCTGAGTGTAAATGCAGTTGGCGTAAATTTAAATACCGCCAGCAAGCACCTGCTCACCTACATTTCCGGTCTTGGTCCGCAGCTGGCTGAAAACATCACCATTTACCGAAAAGAGAACGGTATGTTTGAATCGCGCGATGCCTTGAAAAATGTTCCGCGGATGGGGCCAAAAGTCTTTGAACAAGCCGCAGGATTTCTTCGTATTCCTGATGCAAAAAACCCATTGGACAACTCCGGTGTGCATCCCGAATCGTATAAAATCGTTTCGAAAATTGCCAAAGATCTCAAGTGCGAGGTAAAAGATTTGATCAGAAATGAAGAGCTGATCTCGAAAATTGATTTTAAAAATTATGTGACTGCAGAGGTAGGCCTCCCTACCCTAACCGACATTAAAAATGAGTTACTAAAACCGGGACGCGATCCGCGAAAACCGATCAAGGTTTTTGAATTTGCTGATGGTATTTTTAATATCACCGATTTGCAGGTTGGCATGGTACTGCCCGGAATTGTGAACAACATTACCAAGTTTGGAGCTTTTGTTGATGTGGGAATTAAAGAGTCGGGGTTGATACACATTTCGGAAATGGCCGATCGTTTTATTTCCGATCCGAACGAAATTATCAAATTGCATCAACATATAAAAGTGCGGGTGAAAGATCTAGACATTCCACGCAAACGCATTCAGTTATCATTAAAAGGAGTTGAACAGGAATAA